A region of Corvus cornix cornix isolate S_Up_H32 chromosome 3, ASM73873v5, whole genome shotgun sequence DNA encodes the following proteins:
- the ADSS2 gene encoding adenylosuccinate synthetase isozyme 2 isoform X1, which translates to MCDLVSDFDDFSERFKVLANQYKAIYPTLEIDIEGELEKLKGYMEKVKPMVRDGVYFMYEALHGPPKKILVEGANAALLDIDFGTYPFVTSSNCTVGGVCTGLGMPPQNIGEVYGVVKAYTTRVGIGAFPTEQNNEIGELLQMRGKEFGVTTGRKRRCGWLDLVSLRYVYMINGFTALALTKLDILDVFPEIKVGVAYKLDGEIIPHFPANHEVLNKVEVQYETLPGWVTDISNARTFDELPVNAQNYVRFIEMELGVPVKWIGVGKSRESMIQLF; encoded by the exons ATGTGTGATCTTGTTTCTGATTTCGATGACTTTTCTGAGAG aTTCAAAGTGTTAGCCAATCAGTACAAAGCAATATATCCTACCTTAGAGATAGATATTGAAGGGGAATTGGAAAAGCTGAAG GGCTACatggaaaaagtaaaaccaaTGGTAAGGGACGGTGTTTATTTCATGTATGAGGCTTTACATGGACCACCAAAGAAGATCTTAGTTGAAGGTGCaaatgcagcactgctggacaTAGATTTTG gCACATATCCTTTTGTGACTTCATCAAACTGCACAGTTGGAGGTGTGTGCACAGGTCTGGGCATGCCGCCGCAGAACATCGGAGAAGTGTACGGGGTTGTGAAAGCCTACACAACCAGAGTTGGAATTGGTGCCTTTCCTACAGAACAGAATAAC GAAATTGGAGAATTGCTGCAAATGAGAGGTAAAGAGTTTGGTGTTACCACTGGTAGGAAGAGAAGATGTGGCTGGCTGGACCTTGTGTCACTCCGATATGTCTACATGATTAATGGATTTACTGC ATTGGCACTTACCAAATTGGATATCTTGGATGTATTTCCAGAAATCAAAGTTGGTGTTGCATACAAACTAGATGGTGAAATCATACCTCATTTTCCTG CCAACCACGAAGTCTTAAACAAAGTAGAGGTTCAGTATGAGACACTCCCAGGATGGGTTACGGACATATCAAATGCGAGGACGTTCGATGAGCTGCCTgtaaatgcacaaaattatGTTCGTTTTATAGAAATGGAGTTGGGTGTTCCTG ttAAATGGATTGGAGTAGGGAAATCCAGAGAATCAATGATCCAGCTGTTTTAA